The nucleotide sequence GCCTACTACATAGTGGAAGTTATAGAGCTCTTTGAAAGGGCTTGATCTGATCTCATTGTTTTTAAGTCTGGGATTTAAACACACAACCAGACTATTTTCACCAAATTGGGACAAAATAATTTAGATCGTCTTTGTTATGATACTTTAAAactgttatttttttattctggAGTTTGGAAAGATCTTtccaatctaaaaaaaaaaaatcaccacaGCAGGTGACTTAACCTATGTGAGCATAAGACCAGTATGCTTTACCAAAGATTAACACatttttctccctcttctcctccccccagaCACCTGGGCAGCTGTGGGGCCCTGTCAGCACGGCGTGCCACCCTTCTGctgtcctcccccctcctccgaACCACACCCTCCCGCAGCTTCATTAACCTGGCTGCCTCCATCACTGCCCGCAGGATGGATTACTCTGAGAGCCGCACACTAGGGTGAGacattatcacacacacaacTCCTCTCTGCCCCTCTGTCTTGTCATCCCCTGTTGACCAGAGGTGATTCTAAAGCCCCACTTTCCTATTCTCAACTTCAATACCCTTCAGTTAACATGTGGTTGGATTGAAATAGACCGGCGCATATTGTATCTTTCCTATATCACAGTCCAATGTTTACTCCTGACTTATTATTTTTCAAGTGTACATGAGTAGTCCTTTGAGCATCTTCTtgatccccctctccttccccatcCAGGTACACTCCAGAGCAGATGTACAGTGTGGTGGCCAGTGTGGACCAGTACCAGCACTTTGTCCCTTGGTGTAAGAAGTCCCGGGTCGTGAAGGGAAGGAACGGGGATGTCCGGGCCCAGCTGGAGATTGGGTTCCCTCCCATCGTGGAGCGTTACACCTCGGAGGTCACGGTTGTCCCAAACCACCAAGTCAGGGTAAGCCCGGATAACATTGTACAACACGGTTTATAGCAAGGAGAGGGTAGACATCCTGTATCAATATGGAAATTGTGCCCTATttagagtgccttcagaaagtattcataccccttgacttattccacattttgttacaatctGAATTCAAAACGGATAAAAATAATAattcttacccatctacacagaataccccataataacaaagtgaaaacatgatatttttgcaaattgataaattatatatttctgtatttcatttttatgTCAACATATGTTAGAATCgtttttggcagtgattacagctgtgagtctttctgggtaaatctaagagctttgcacacctggattgtacaatatttgcacattattttttttaattcttcaagctctgtcaagttggttgttgatcattgctagacagccatttccaagttttgccatagattttcaagccgatttttaagtcaaactgtaactctgccgctcaggaatattcactgtcttctttgGCCTTGCGTTTTATGCTATTGTCATGCTGAATTTTGTGAATTTTTTTCTGTGTCTGTTGggaagcagacaaccaggttttcctgtaggattttgtctgtgcttagctctattctgtttattttttatcctaaacaactcactagtccttgccaatgacaagcatactcataacataatgcagccaccaccatgcttgaaaatatgtagagtagttcacagtgatgtgttatgttTTGGGGCAAACACAaccctttgtattcaggacataaaattGATTTCTTTGCCactttttgcagttttactttagtgccttattgcaaacaggatgcaagttttggaatattttattttgtacaggcttccttatttttactctgtcaattatgttaatattgtggagtaactacactgttgttgatccattgtctgttttctcctatcacagccattaaactctctgttttaatgtcaccattagactcatggtgaaatccctgagcggttctcttcctctctggcaactgagttaggaaggacacctgtatctttgtattgtaaaaatgtatcactagccactttaaacaatgccacttaatataatgttcacaaaccctacattactcatctcatatgtatatgatactctatcatctactgcatcttgccatctttatgtaatacatgtatcactagccactttaaactatgcttATGCCTTTAAACTTAAACTTTAAacttaaactatgccactttatgtttatataccctacattactcatctcatatggatatactgtactctataccatctactgcatcttgcctatgccgttctgtaccatcactcattcatatatctttatgtacatattctttatccctttacacttgtgtgtataaggtagtagttgtggaattgttaggttagattactcgttggttattactgcattgtcggaactagaagcacaagcatttcgctacactcgcattaacatctgctaaccatgtgtatgtgacaaataacatttgatttgatacgtcatccaaaatgtaattaataacaaaaccatgctcaaagggatattcaatgtctgcttatttttatttttttacccatctaccaataggttcccttaAACACTAtggcacacagtgagtccatgcaactaatGTGACTTGTTTAgcaacatttttactcctgaacttatttaggcttgctgtaacaaaggggttgaatacttattgactcaagacatttcagctttacgtTTTTATAAATTTGTACACATTTCTAAActtaattctactttgacattatggggttttgtgtgtgttggccagtgacacaatcccaatgtaattcattttaaattcaggctgtaacacaacaaaatgtggaaacagtcaaggggtgtgtactttctgaaggcatatCATGTGAGATTTCAGTACTGTAATTTGTGGGATTCAAATGTACTATGGGACTGGCTGAATGGGTTAAATCGTCTGTAATACATTGATTAGATCCTCCTAGGGGATAAatactaaatagttttttttgaTCACCTAGCTGCTAACATTGTGCTCCTACGTCCATAGAGCAAGGATTAGAGAGGCTTTGTCTGGGGCCATGTCCTGGACAAGAGCAGTGTGTAATGAGTGTGCGTGTTGTCTCACAGGCCGTGTGTACAGACGGATCCCTCTTCAGCCACCTGGAGACGATATGGAGGTTTGCACCTGCAGCCGAGGACCAACCAGACTCCTGCAACATCAACTTCCATGTGAGTACCACCATTTTGTCCACCAGCACAGTTCACTTTCAGTTGGTGTCAGCCTGAGACCTTAAAGTCAGCAAGGTCAGATAATAGCCCACTGAAGTACACGTCATCTTAGTGTAGTTAACATTTATGAATGTTACGTCGGTGTTCACGCGAACATGAGTGATTACTAATGAACTTAAGGGCTTGAGATCAAATTGCCTGCCAGGGGGCTAGTTTTACACCAGGCCTTGCACTTCTCTCAACCTATAAAGATACTTTTTTTGGAAGGAAGAAGTTGAGTAAAGGCAATTTAGGTTTTATTTATATCCAGTAGTTGTTAGTGTTCCTAGCCTCTTCACATAGCTGACCAGAGAGGTCATAGggatatctctccctctctactccctgtCAGGAACTTCGTGACCCAGATATTGGGACAGGTTACCTGTAGTGGGAGATGGAGACTGTCTTTTGGACGGCCTCATTTAAGAAAGGCCTTAGGATGACTTGGCAGGAATAATGAATAGTGCGGAATGGAATGAGTtcattgtctgtctgtcagccagCCATTAAATCAGGAATTGATAGGTGAGAATTATCggttaattgaatgattagaatattccaccctgaaacatataattgtatggaagtgattagaatgtataaaatcataatcAGTAAATGTGTAGTCTAGTCAGACTTAGGGTAAAGACAACatgtctttatggtattttaaacacagactgtctgagcttggtgccgacctgactagagatttgggagagaacagggagtacgtgtcaaggacaaggtcactaatctctgtcggctgggtagcaggacatgtgtgtgcatctgtttgtgcgtatggttgtgtgaatgtgtgggcgtgaagtcagtataaaatgaattgttttgtattcttgactttagaacgtGCCCGTGAATAAACCTTTGACTGttttagctgggcctccgtctgtttcattcgaccaggatcttacaaattctggttttCAGACTGAGTAATGTAATTAAATTGGGTTATGTACCttgagaacaaaattctcttaACAGGAATACAGATGGTGGTCCCTCATTTTGGGTATGAGCACTGTTTTCAAAGGAAACAATATTCCTCAGATGGATAGGTAAACTTGTGTCAGCAGCATGGAATTTGAGTGTACTTATTATTTCCTCCCCTTCACTCTTCAGGTATCCTTCGAGTTCAGGTCCCCGCTGCACTCCCAGCTGGCCACCCTGTTCTTTGACAAGGTGGTGAAGCAGATGGTGAACGCCTTTGAGTCGAGGGCAGCCAAGCTATATGGGGGCCACCGCGGTCCCCTCCAGGAGGTGCCAACAAGGAGGCGAGCAGCATGAGAAGACCCCTACCTGGCCCCTCACTCACCGACACATGGACTAAGTCTCACTCCCTACCACCCTCACCACCACCTGAAAACCCTCACCACCACCTGAAACCCCTCACCACTCAATTTCAACATGGAATGCCTTCTGCAAGAGACTGGGTCTTCTCTTTTGGATTTTGTTGTGTACACAAAAGCACCTATTTATTTGCATTACAGAAACTTGAATTTACTTGAATGTACATACTATTTTTTATTTGGGATGGAAGTGGATGTTTGTTGTTCAAATGTTCATGTTTGAAAGGGACCTTCTATACGTTACAGAAGATGAAGTGACTCCTTTGCGGTGTTCAAAAACATCTGAGCGGTCAGCTTTTTCTTCTGACACTAATGCAACTTTTTTGGTGTGTGACTGGAAAATTAAAAAGCTCATATTTTGATAAACTCTTTGTGCCTCATGCATTTATCTTGAATGTGTTGTCAACTGCGTGTCTTCTGTTCATTGTTGATTACGGTAATCGTCAAGATGGAGCTAGGTTAAAGTTGGTAGAATTACAGATGTGTAGAAAGTCTTGTTTCAACAGCCAAGAGAACAACTTGGCTCCAGTAAGAGAAAGTTGTCCTGTAGTAAACCTGTTCCATCAGGACAGTTCCAGGAAGGCACATGACTTGAGAATTAGTTGTGTAAGAGCCAGGAAGgaacacaacacaaaacacctgaagACTGATTTTAAACTGACCTGACACTTTTTAGGCTATTTGCCAAGAGATGAATGACAATCATTTGAATTTAAACCCTGTAGCATattcactggcttactggtgctcttccatgctgtccctaggaggggtgggttgagtcgctgacgtggtcttcctgtctgggtttgcGCCCCCCcctcccttgggttgtgccgtggcagagatctttgtgggctatactcggccttgtctcaggatggtaagttggtggctgaagatatccctctagtggtgcggggtctgtgctttggcaaagtgtgtggggttatatcctgcctgtttggccctgtccgggggtatcatcggatggggccacagtgtctcctgacccctcctgtctcagcctccagtatttatgctgcagtagtttgtgtcggggggctagggtcagtctgttatatctgagtatttctcctgtcttattcggtgtcctgtgtgaatttaagtatgctctctctaattctctctttctttctctctctcggaggacctgagccctaggaccatgactcaggactacctggcatgatgactccttgctgtccccagtccacctggccgtgctgctgctccagtttcaactgttctgcatgcggctatggaaccctgacctgttcaccggacgtgctacctgtcccagacctgctgttttcaactctctagagacagcaggagcggtagagatactctcaatgatcggctatgaaaagccaactgacatatactcctgaggtgctgacttgttgcaccctcgacaactactgtgattattattatttgaccatgctggtcatttatgaacatttgaacatcttggccatgttctgttataatctccacccggcacagctagaagaggactggccacccctcatagcctggttcctctctaggtttcttcctaggttttggcctttctagggagtttttcctagccaccgtgcttctacacctgcattgcttgctgtttggggttttaggctgggtttctgtacagcactttgatatatcagctgatgtaagaagggctatataaatttgATTTTGCAATGTTAAAACACTATTGGCATAATTTGATGGATTGATTTAGTTAATAAACAATCTGACCTAGTCCACCTCGGGGTTTAAGTGACACCTTTATGACCCCCCCAACCTAGAAGCCTTGTCTCCCGACAGGGATGCATGACCAAAATAAGTGTAGTGATGGCCTTACCCATTCATTCTCTCATAACTGGTTCAAACAACATTATGTAGGTCTACAGTATCAATTACTTCCCTGTTATAATCCACTTTTCTCAGCCGATATGTGTTATATCAAGCCACTGAAAAAGCCAAACATTGACTTCTCTTCCTCCAATGAATAGGTTGCTTTCTAGTGGACATAATGAATAGCTGAATAGGCTATTGGCCAT is from Salvelinus namaycush isolate Seneca chromosome 41, SaNama_1.0, whole genome shotgun sequence and encodes:
- the LOC120034154 gene encoding coenzyme Q-binding protein COQ10 homolog, mitochondrial-like, whose protein sequence is MAIKTTPLLFRALVEMSEVHSSKVIRGNPNRTNIRHLGSCGALSARRATLLLSSPLLRTTPSRSFINLAASITARRMDYSESRTLGYTPEQMYSVVASVDQYQHFVPWCKKSRVVKGRNGDVRAQLEIGFPPIVERYTSEVTVVPNHQVRAVCTDGSLFSHLETIWRFAPAAEDQPDSCNINFHVSFEFRSPLHSQLATLFFDKVVKQMVNAFESRAAKLYGGHRGPLQEVPTRRRAA